The following proteins are encoded in a genomic region of Lates calcarifer isolate ASB-BC8 unplaced genomic scaffold, TLL_Latcal_v3 _unitig_2212_quiver_935, whole genome shotgun sequence:
- the LOC108892340 gene encoding NLR family CARD domain-containing protein 3 isoform X8 — translation MRARPKLREQQHSPHSAGPGPGPGPGPSCVSMKSDWSMDPPLGFRQSVDGSFRIQQQRPDSPEPSCLSLKSDDSKGWDINFKGRRPSADQIVDQESSEVPSGQSAQQHQTHLDSIFMLLEENIVTFVKNELKKMQKVLSLDYPECLRRQAEDEEVLDSEDEEQRRSSREEFLKITLNFLRRMKQEELADCLQSKHVAPVCRRKLKSNLKKKFQCLFEGISKAGNPTLLNQIYTELYITEGGTGEVNDEHEVRQIETASRKPDRPETTIRQEDIFKASPGRDEPIRTVMTKGVAGIGKTVLTQKLTLDWAEDKANQDIHFTFPFTFRELNVLKEKKLSLVELVHHFFTETKEAGICRFEEFQVVFIFDGLDECRLPLDFHNTEILTDVTESTSVDVLLTNLIRGKLLPSACLWITTRPAAANQIPPECVDMVTEVRGFTDPQKEEYFRKRFRDEDQASRIISHIKTSRSLHIMCHIPVFCWITATVLEDVLKTREGGELPKTLTEMYIHFLVVQTKLKTIKYDGGSGTDPHWIPKSRKMIESLGKLAFEQLQKGNLIFYESDLTECGIDIRAASVYSGVFTQIFKEERGLYQDKVFCFVHLSVQEFLAALHVHLTFIKSGVNLLSEEQPTSLRSELIRDKPEPTLFYQSAVDKALQSPNGHLDLFLRFLLGLSLQTSQTLLRGLLTRTGSGSETNQETVQYIKKKIEETPSAEKSINLFHCLNELNDRSLVEEIQQSLRSGRLSTDKLSPAQWSALVFILLSSEKDLDVFDLKKYSASEEALLRLLPVVKASNKALLSDCNLSERSCEALSSVLSSQCSSLRDLDLSNNNLQDSGVKMLSAGLESPHCSLESLRLNQTSLTEKSCQEISSALSSQSSSLRDLDLSNNNLQDSGVKMLSVGLESPHCSLETLRLSGCNLSERSCEALSSVLSSQSSSLRDLDLSNNNLQDSGVKMLSVGLESPHCSLETLSLSGCLITEEGCSSLVSALRSNPSHLRELDLSYNHPGDSGVKLLSAGLKDPGWRLDTLRVEPGGVRWLTPGPWRYSCQLTIDTNTVNRFLKLSDNNRKVTHVEEDQSYPDHPDRFDQCPQLLCRTGLTGRCYWEVEWRGEVHISVSYRGIRRKGDSEDCLFGWNDQSWTLYCSDDGFSVWHNKRGTPISSSSSSSSSSSSSSSSVSNRVAVYVDCPAGSLSFYRVSSDKLIHLHTFNTTFTQPLYPGFWFWSCGSSVSLC, via the exons atgagagccagaccaaagctcagag agcagcagcactcaccacactctgctggacctggacctggacctggacctggacccagctgtgtgtccatgaaGAGCGACTGGTCAATGGATCCTCCTCTTGGATTCAGACAATCTGTTGATGGAAG TTtcaggatccagcagcagagaccagactctcctgaacccagctgtctgtctttaaagagcGACGACTCAAAGGGCTGGGACATTAACTTTAAAGGGCGACgtccatcagctgatcagat agtggaccaggagagctcagaggttcccagtggtcagtctgcccagcagcatcaaacacacctggactccatatttatg ctgctggaggagaacatcgtcacttttgtgaagaacgagctgaagaagatgcagaaggttctgagtctagattacccagaatgcttaCGGAGGcaagcagaggatgaggaggtgttggacagtgaggatgaagagcagaggaggagcagcagagaggagtttctgaagatcacactgaacttcctgaggagaatgaagcaggaggagctggctgactgtctgcagagca AACATGTTGCTCCAGTTTGTCGACGTAAACTTAAATCTAACCTGAAGAAgaagttccagtgtttgtttgaggggatctctaaagcaggaaacccaacccttctgaatcagatctacacagagctctacatcacagagggagggactggagaggtcaatgatgaacatgaggtcagacagattgaaacagcatccaggaaaccagacagaccagaaacaaccatcagacaagaagacatctttaaagcctcacctggaagagatgaaccaatcagaacagtgatgacaaagggagtggctggcattgggaaaacagtcttaacacagaagttgactctggactgggctgaagacaaagccaaccaggacatacacttcacatttccattcactttcagagagctgaatgtgctgaaagagaaaaagttgagcttggtggaacttgttcatcacttctttactgaaaccaaagaagcaggaatctgcaggtttgaagagttccaggttgtgttcatctttgacggtctggatgagtgtcgacttcctctggacttccacaacactgagatcctgactgatgttacagagtccacctcagtggacgtgctgctgacaaacctcatcagggggaaactgcttccctctgcttgcctctggataaccacacgacctgcagcagccaatcagatccctcctgagtgtgttgacatggtgacagaggtcagagggttcactgacccacagaaggaggagtacttcaggaagaggttcagagatgaggatcaggccagcaggatcatctcccacatcaagacctcacgaagcctccacatcatgtgccacatcccagtcttctgctggatcactgctacagttctggaggatgtgttgaaaaccagagagggaggagagctgcccaagaccctgactgagatgtacatccacttcctggtggttcagaccaaactgaagaccatcaagtatgatggaggatctgggacagatccacactggattccaaagagcaggaagatgattgagtctctgggaaaactggcttttgagcagctgcagaaaggaaacctgatcttctatgaatcagacctgacagagtgtggcatcgatatcagagcagcctcagtgtactcaggagtgttcacacagatctttaaagaggagagaggactgtaccaggacaaggtgttctgcttcgtccatctgagtgttcaggagtttctggctgctcttcatgtccatctgaccttcatcaagtctggagtcaatctgctgtcagaagaaCAACCAACCTCCCTGAGGTCTGAACTGATTAGAGATAAACCTGAACCAACACTTTTCTACCAGagtgctgtggacaaggccttacagagtccaaatggacacctggacttgttcctccgcttcctcctgggtctttcactACAGACCAGTCAGACTCTCCTACGAGGTCTGCTGACAAGGACAGGAAGTGGTTCAGAgaccaatcaggaaacagtccagtacatcaagaagaagattgaagagactccctctgcagagaaaagcatcaacctgttccactgtctgaatgaactgaatgatcgttctctagtggaggagatccaacagTCCCTGAGATCAGGAcgtctctccacagataaactgtctcctgctcaatggtcagctctggtcttcatcttactgtcatcagaaaaagatctggatgtgtttgacctgaagaaatactctgcttcagaggaggctcttctgaggctgctgccagtggtcaaagcctctaacaaagctct actgagtgactgtaacctctcagagagaagctgtgaagctctgtcctcagttctcagctcccagtgctctagtctgagagatctggacctgagtaacaacaacctgcaggattcaggagtgaagatgttgtctgctggactggagagtccacactgttcactggagtCTCTCAG gttGAATCAAACcagtctgacagagaaaagctgtcAGGAGATATCATCAgctctcagctcccagtcctctagtctgagagatctggacctgagtaacaacaacctgcaggattcaggagtgaagatgttgtctgttggactggagagtccacactgttcactggagactctcag actgagtggctgtaacctctcagagagaagctgtgaagctctgtcatcagttctcagctcccagtcctctagtctgagagacctggacctgagtaacaacaacctgcaggattcaggagtgaagatgttgtctgttggactggagagtccacactgttcactggagactctcag cctgtcaggctgtctgatcacagaggaaggctgttcttctctggtctcagctctgagatccaacccctcccatctgagagagctggacctgagctacaatcatccaggagactcaggagtgaagctgctgtctgctggactgaaGGATCCAGGctggagactggacactctcag ggtGGAGCCTGGTGGAGTCCGATGGTTGACACCAGGTCCATGGaggt attcctgtcaactcacaatcgacacaaacacagtgaacagattcctcaaactgtctgacaacaacaggaaggtgacaCATGTGGAGGAGGAtcagtcatatcctgatcatccagacagatttgatcagtgtcctcagctgctgtgtagaactggtctgactggtcgctgttactgggaggtggagtggagaggagaagtTCATATctcagtgagttacagaggaatcagaaggaaaggagacagTGAAGACTGTTTGTTTGGATGGAACGATCAGTCCTGGACTCTGTACTGTTCTGATGATGGTTTCTCTGTCTGGCACAATAAGAGAGGAACacctatctcctcctcctcctcctcctcctcctcctcctcctcctcctcctcctctgtctctaacagagtagcagtgtatgtggactgtcctgctggctctctgtccttctacagagtctcctctgacaaactgatccacctccacaccttcaacaccacattcactcaACCTCTGTATCCTGGGTTTTGGTTCTGGTCCTGtggttcctcagtgtctctgtgttga
- the LOC108892340 gene encoding NLR family CARD domain-containing protein 3 isoform X9, with protein MRARPKLREQQHSPHSAGPGPGPGPGPSCVFMKSDWSMDHDGYFKQSFGSFRIQQQRPDSPEPSCLSLKSNRSKGWDINFKGRRPSADQIVDQESSEVPSGQSAQQHQTHLDSIFMLLEENIVTFVKNELKKMQKVLSLDYPECLRRQAEDEEVLDSEDEEQRRSSREEFLKITLNFLRRMKQEELADCLQSKHVAPVCRRKLKSNLKKKFQCLFEGISKAGNPTLLNQIYTELYITEGGTGEVNDEHEVRQIETASRKPDRPETTIRQEDIFKASPGRDEPIRTVMTKGVAGIGKTVLTQKLTLDWAEDKANQDIHFTFPFTFRELNVLKEKKLSLVELVHHFFTETKEAGICRFEEFQVVFIFDGLDECRLPLDFHNTEILTDVTESTSVDVLLTNLIRGKLLPSACLWITTRPAAANQIPPECVDMVTEVRGFTDPQKEEYFRKRFRDEDQASRIISHIKTSRSLHIMCHIPVFCWITATVLEDVLKTREGGELPKTLTEMYIHFLVVQTKLKTIKYDGGSGTDPHWIPKSRKMIESLGKLAFEQLQKGNLIFYESDLTECGIDIRAASVYSGVFTQIFKEERGLYQDKVFCFVHLSVQEFLAALHVHLTFIKSGVNLLSEEQPTSLRSELIRDKPEPTLFYQSAVDKALQSPNGHLDLFLRFLLGLSLQTSQTLLRGLLTRTGSGSETNQETVQYIKKKIEETPSAEKSINLFHCLNELNDRSLVEEIQQSLRSGRLSTDKLSPAQWSALVFILLSSEKDLDVFDLKKYSASEEALLRLLPVVKASNKALLSDCNLSERSCEALSSVLSSQCSSLRDLDLSNNNLQDSGVKMLSAGLESPHCSLESLRLNQTSLTEKSCQEISSALSSQSSSLRDLDLSNNNLQDSGVKMLSVGLESPHCSLETLRLSGCNLSERSCEALSSVLSSQSSSLRDLDLSNNNLQDSGVKMLSVGLESPHCSLETLSLSGCLITEEGCSSLVSALRSNPSHLRELDLSYNHPGDSGVKLLSAGLKDPGWRLDTLRVEPGGVRWLTPGPWRYSCQLTIDTNTVNRFLKLSDNNRKVTHVEEDQSYPDHPDRFDQCPQLLCRTGLTGRCYWEVEWRGEVHISVSYRGIRRKGDSEDCLFGWNDQSWTLYCSDDGFSVWHNKRGTPISSSSSSSSSSSSSSSSVSNRVAVYVDCPAGSLSFYRVSSDKLIHLHTFNTTFTQPLYPGFWFWSCGSSVSLC; from the exons atgagagccagaccaaagctcagag agcagcagcactcaccacactctgctggacctggacctggacctggacctggacccagctg TGTGTTCATGAAGAGCGACTGGTCAATGGATCATGATGGTTATTTCAAACAAAGTTTTGGAAG tttcaggatccagcagcagagaccagactctcctgaacccagctgtctgtctttaaagagcAACCGGTCAAAGGGCTGGGACATTAACTTTAAAGGGCGACgtccatcagctgatcagat agtggaccaggagagctcagaggttcccagtggtcagtctgcccagcagcatcaaacacacctggactccatatttatg ctgctggaggagaacatcgtcacttttgtgaagaacgagctgaagaagatgcagaaggttctgagtctagattacccagaatgcttaCGGAGGcaagcagaggatgaggaggtgttggacagtgaggatgaagagcagaggaggagcagcagagaggagtttctgaagatcacactgaacttcctgaggagaatgaagcaggaggagctggctgactgtctgcagagca AACATGTTGCTCCAGTTTGTCGACGTAAACTTAAATCTAACCTGAAGAAgaagttccagtgtttgtttgaggggatctctaaagcaggaaacccaacccttctgaatcagatctacacagagctctacatcacagagggagggactggagaggtcaatgatgaacatgaggtcagacagattgaaacagcatccaggaaaccagacagaccagaaacaaccatcagacaagaagacatctttaaagcctcacctggaagagatgaaccaatcagaacagtgatgacaaagggagtggctggcattgggaaaacagtcttaacacagaagttgactctggactgggctgaagacaaagccaaccaggacatacacttcacatttccattcactttcagagagctgaatgtgctgaaagagaaaaagttgagcttggtggaacttgttcatcacttctttactgaaaccaaagaagcaggaatctgcaggtttgaagagttccaggttgtgttcatctttgacggtctggatgagtgtcgacttcctctggacttccacaacactgagatcctgactgatgttacagagtccacctcagtggacgtgctgctgacaaacctcatcagggggaaactgcttccctctgcttgcctctggataaccacacgacctgcagcagccaatcagatccctcctgagtgtgttgacatggtgacagaggtcagagggttcactgacccacagaaggaggagtacttcaggaagaggttcagagatgaggatcaggccagcaggatcatctcccacatcaagacctcacgaagcctccacatcatgtgccacatcccagtcttctgctggatcactgctacagttctggaggatgtgttgaaaaccagagagggaggagagctgcccaagaccctgactgagatgtacatccacttcctggtggttcagaccaaactgaagaccatcaagtatgatggaggatctgggacagatccacactggattccaaagagcaggaagatgattgagtctctgggaaaactggcttttgagcagctgcagaaaggaaacctgatcttctatgaatcagacctgacagagtgtggcatcgatatcagagcagcctcagtgtactcaggagtgttcacacagatctttaaagaggagagaggactgtaccaggacaaggtgttctgcttcgtccatctgagtgttcaggagtttctggctgctcttcatgtccatctgaccttcatcaagtctggagtcaatctgctgtcagaagaaCAACCAACCTCCCTGAGGTCTGAACTGATTAGAGATAAACCTGAACCAACACTTTTCTACCAGagtgctgtggacaaggccttacagagtccaaatggacacctggacttgttcctccgcttcctcctgggtctttcactACAGACCAGTCAGACTCTCCTACGAGGTCTGCTGACAAGGACAGGAAGTGGTTCAGAgaccaatcaggaaacagtccagtacatcaagaagaagattgaagagactccctctgcagagaaaagcatcaacctgttccactgtctgaatgaactgaatgatcgttctctagtggaggagatccaacagTCCCTGAGATCAGGAcgtctctccacagataaactgtctcctgctcaatggtcagctctggtcttcatcttactgtcatcagaaaaagatctggatgtgtttgacctgaagaaatactctgcttcagaggaggctcttctgaggctgctgccagtggtcaaagcctctaacaaagctct actgagtgactgtaacctctcagagagaagctgtgaagctctgtcctcagttctcagctcccagtgctctagtctgagagatctggacctgagtaacaacaacctgcaggattcaggagtgaagatgttgtctgctggactggagagtccacactgttcactggagtCTCTCAG gttGAATCAAACcagtctgacagagaaaagctgtcAGGAGATATCATCAgctctcagctcccagtcctctagtctgagagatctggacctgagtaacaacaacctgcaggattcaggagtgaagatgttgtctgttggactggagagtccacactgttcactggagactctcag actgagtggctgtaacctctcagagagaagctgtgaagctctgtcatcagttctcagctcccagtcctctagtctgagagacctggacctgagtaacaacaacctgcaggattcaggagtgaagatgttgtctgttggactggagagtccacactgttcactggagactctcag cctgtcaggctgtctgatcacagaggaaggctgttcttctctggtctcagctctgagatccaacccctcccatctgagagagctggacctgagctacaatcatccaggagactcaggagtgaagctgctgtctgctggactgaaGGATCCAGGctggagactggacactctcag ggtGGAGCCTGGTGGAGTCCGATGGTTGACACCAGGTCCATGGaggt attcctgtcaactcacaatcgacacaaacacagtgaacagattcctcaaactgtctgacaacaacaggaaggtgacaCATGTGGAGGAGGAtcagtcatatcctgatcatccagacagatttgatcagtgtcctcagctgctgtgtagaactggtctgactggtcgctgttactgggaggtggagtggagaggagaagtTCATATctcagtgagttacagaggaatcagaaggaaaggagacagTGAAGACTGTTTGTTTGGATGGAACGATCAGTCCTGGACTCTGTACTGTTCTGATGATGGTTTCTCTGTCTGGCACAATAAGAGAGGAACacctatctcctcctcctcctcctcctcctcctcctcctcctcctcctcctcctctgtctctaacagagtagcagtgtatgtggactgtcctgctggctctctgtccttctacagagtctcctctgacaaactgatccacctccacaccttcaacaccacattcactcaACCTCTGTATCCTGGGTTTTGGTTCTGGTCCTGtggttcctcagtgtctctgtgttga